From the Glycine max cultivar Williams 82 chromosome 11, Glycine_max_v4.0, whole genome shotgun sequence genome, the window CGCTGGTCTGGTGCCTcgctttttccttctccttcacCTCACTTCCCTGCGTCTTGTCATAAGCTTCATGCATTTACATTACACATACcaaacaaacatattaatatttagaCATAGCCAATAAGACAAacaaattaaacacaaaaaagcaagtatatatatatatatgtgtgtgtgtgtgtttgacaaGCAAATTAACCTGGGTCCATCTCAGGCTTCGATTGGTTTCCACCATAAACTCCACCAAACCCTTCTTCGTCAGACCTCGTAGCGTACCCTTCCCCAAATGAATGAGACATCGTATCTCTTCacaacattaattaatatcAGTACATATAGAGTCAAATTAACCCACGAAATACACATACATGCATGCATATATTccaatgaaattaatttgaacTCACCCTTGTTTATTTTCCTCAGTACTAGGCTTCTGAGTCTTGTCCATCTTACGAGCACTGTCAGTGCAGAATCTAACTGCGCAAGTTTCCCGACCAAGGTTGGAAGAGAGAGACCGTGCAGGGAATGAAACTTGTGGACAGGTTAAAACCGTTTTGATTGAgtgaaacataattttttctatatatgttGAGATCTTATAGAAGAGGCAGTGTGGTATAGGCTTATTAAGAGGCTGTGTGCATGGTAGTCCTGTAATTTCGACACGGGTTGAATTTGATCGCAACAATGCAAATCCTATTAATCCTCTGGTTCACTTGCTATACATGGTtcaggaaaatgaaaatatcaagTATCTCATGACGTGCCATCTGGTGTGTGTATTGGACGCTTGTCCTTCATTTAAACCCTTGCGTGTCACCTTGGGGCTGTTGATCTTTTTGCATGCAAATATAACTATTATTTCAATTGAACTTTAGTTTGAAGACTGTATCATCATGTGGAACAACTGAATAATCGCCACGTCCCGATCAGGTATAGCATCAGTGAaggatattaatttttatttttagtacatTAGTACGTGTATCGCATATGACTCGTGAGTTgtctaattaatttgaattgctcaacTTTTACCTTCACTAACATCGACTCTGACATAGCACACTTTGtctaagttttattattttttccatcaAGTTGTTGGAAACAGTTCAAATTAATTCTTACTCCTTCAATATTTCAATGGAAAACTTTATAGTACGTGACTCTGAAAAATAATAAGGAAAAGATGAAGTACATGATGAAGAATAAGAGTCCATGCGCCGCGTTTAATCTAGATTGTCAAAGAAGGCGTAAGTTATAGGAATTTTTATCACTTGGTTGGATATGAAgtcaaaaaaaactttataactTTTCGTTTTTTTATAGGTAAGTCGTAAAAAATTCAacgattataattttttaaaattatttttataaaatagtaaatttttcATGACTTCAAAtcttgagtaatttttttttctttttaaaataattttgaacaaCTTTGAAGTcatcttaattataattttatattttaatttctattatttttttcatgttgtCATGtacgataattttttttttaaagcaatgacttccaagattattttgatgatgatgtcaaagaatcaagagttaagcaaattttaaaaaatcaggagtcaaaaaagcttcaagaatcaaaaataatcaagtttcaagattcaattaagtttcaagaacaatcaagactcaagattcaataatgaagagaagactcaatcaagataagtactaaaaaagtttttcaaaacattgagtagtacaaaaaaaatttcacaaaatcttttaccaaagagttttactctctggtaatcgattaccagaagataataatcgattatcagtagctaacattgtttttaaaactgatttacaaagctgtaatcgattaccaatattttaaaacgttagatttcaaatttcaagagtcacaactagtgataaaatattttcaaatcatttttaacttgtgtaatcgattatcagtgtttctaaacgttttgattttcaaatttaaacttgaagagtcacatcttttgatgtgtaatcgattaccagtgactgattttgaaaaataaatt encodes:
- the LOC100819278 gene encoding uncharacterized protein, which encodes MFHSIKTVLTCPQVSFPARSLSSNLGRETCAVRFCTDSARKMDKTQKPSTEENKQGDTMSHSFGEGYATRSDEEGFGGVYGGNQSKPEMDPAYDKTQGSEVKEKEKARHQTSAN